AGACCACGTGCGAGCCGTCCCCGCGAAGGGCGGTGCGCGCCGCCGTGATCGCCTTCACCGCGGCGACGGCGTTGCGCTCGATGCAGGGGATCTGCACGAGCCCACCGACGGGGTCGCAGGTCAGGCCGAGGTTGTGCTCCATGCCGATCTCGGCGGCGTTCTCCACCTGGGCGGCCGAGCCACCGAGGACCGCAGCCATCGCGCCGGCCGCCATCGAGCAGGCCGAGCCGACTTCGCCCTGGCAGCCGACCTCGGCGCCGGAGATCGACGCGTTCTCCTTGTAGACCACGCCGATCGCAGCAGCGGTGAGCAGGAAGCGGCAGACGCCGTCGTCGTCGGCGCCCGGCACGAAGTCGACGTAGTAGCGCAGCACCGCGGGGATGATGCCCGCCGCGCCGTTCGTCGGTGCCGTGACCACGCGGCCACCCGCGGCGTTCTCCTCGTTGACCGCCAGCGCGTACAGGGTCAGCCAGTCCATCCCGCGCAGTGGGTCGTCGTTGGTGCCCTCGGCGCGCAGCCGGCGGGAGAGTTCCGGCGCGCGACGGCGGACCTTCAGGCCACCGGGCAGCACACCCTCGCTGCGCACGCCGTTGTCGATGCACTCCTGCATGACCGACCAGATGTGCAGCAGCTCGGCGCGCACCTGCTCCTCGGTGCGCCAGGACTTCTCGTTCTCCAGCATCACCTGGGCGATCGACAGGCCGGTCTCCTCGCAGATCGCGAGCAGCTGGTCGCCGGTGGTGAAGGGATGCGCGACCGGGGTCGTGTCGGCGACGACCTTCGTCGATCCGGACGCGTCCTCGCCGATGACGAAGCCGCCGCCGACGGAGTAGTACGTGTGGCTGCTGATCGGCTCCTCGCCCTCGCCCCACGCGGTGAAGGTCATCCCGTTGGGGTGCAGCGGCAGCGTCTTGCGGCGGTGCAGGACGATGTCCTCGTCCGCGTCGAAGGCGATCTCGTGCTCGCCGAGCAGGGAGAGACGACCGGACTCGCGGATCCCGGCCAGCCTCCCGGCGACGGATCGCGGGTCGCACTCCTCGGGGCGCTCGCCGGACAGGCCCAGCAGGACGGCGGTGTTGGAGCCGTGCCCGTGGCCGGTCGCGCCGAGCGAACCGAAGAGCTCGCCCTTGACCCGGTGGACCCGGTCGAGGACGCCCTCCTCGCGGAGGGTCTCACCGAAGGTCACCGCCGCCCGCATCGGACCGACGGTGTGCGAGCTCGACGGGCCGATGCCGATCGAGAAGAGGTCGAAGACACTGAGTGCCACGGAACTTGACTCCTGGGTGCTCGGGGTGGGGCACGGACGGCAGCCGTCAAGGGTGGACGACGTGCCGCACATCACACTACCTGCGCTGTCTGGGCGAGGAGGTGGTCCCCGAGGTGCTGGGTCCCACGCACCGCGTGGGCGGAAGTGCTTCCCTCAGGTCGATTTCCCCAAGGCATCGAGCAGGGTGGGGATCCGACGCTCCAAGGCGGCGAACACCAAGCGATCATCCACCTTGTCGTAGTGATGGGTGATGAGGTTGCGCATGCGGGCGAGAGCGATCCAGTCGACGGAGTCGTGAGCCTGCTTGAAGTCTGCCGGCAACTTCTCGGCCACCGTCGCCACCTGGATGAGGATGTGCCGACCGCTGTTACGCAGCACCCGACCTTGTGAGCTGTCGGCGAGATAGGCGTCGATACCGAGGCTCACCGTGTAGGCAGCGTCACCGCCGAACATGGACAAGTCATCGAGTCGACGCTGAACGCGTGCACCGTCGTCCGGGTTGGCGGTCACAGTGCAACAGCCTCGATGGCTCCGCTGCCCGTGACCACCCCGCGCATCCGGGCGTCGACCAAGTCCACCGGAAAGGTGAGCAGGGCCGAGAGCTCGGCCTCCAGCGTCAGCAGGTCGACGATGTCGTGTCGATCAGTGAAGTCCACCATCAAGTCGATGTCGGAGTCGGTACGATCGCAGCCACGCGCCACGGACCCGAACACCGTGGGCTCCGGAAGACCCGCACGGGCGAAGATGTCGCGAACCTGCTGGCGTCGTGCGGCCAGCGCCACCGAGGGGCGCATCGCCACAGCGTCATCGATCGCTGCCCGCGACGGTTGCGACGGGTGCCGCCGCCCCGACTCGATTGCGGCGATCAACGGTTGCTTGACCCCGGACGCCTGGGCGAGGTCCCGTTGCGACATGCCGAGAATCGCGCGTCGCCCGCGCAGGAAGCGTGTGTAGTCGTTGGCCATGCCCCCATGATAACGCGCCGCGTTATCGAAGGTCGTTCCAACAGTGGCCACTGTGGAAAACCTGGCGGTGGCAACGGCCGATGTGGCCATGATGAAGGGCATGACATTCCAAGATCTGCCCAGCGACTGGCCCACCCGCTCCCTGACCGACACCGACATCGCCCCCGACATCGTCGACCTCGTCGTGCGCGAGAGCGACCGCGAGGGAGGGTGCCTGAGCATCCTGCTGTGCGGTGACGGTGACCGACTGCTGCAACCCGTCGCGATCACCGACCTCGACGACGAGCCGCACCTGCGGCGGCGGGAGGTCTTCGACACCTTCCTCGGGAGCTTCGGCGAGATGCTCAGCGGGATCGTCGTCGCCGTCGGCCGCCCCCGCGGCCACGAGCCCGACGACGAGGCCCGCGCGTGGCACGAGGCGGCGATCGCCTCCTGTCGCGAGCACGGCGTCCCGCTGCTGGGCACCTACCTGGCCACCGTCCACGGCGTTGTTGAGATGCCGCAGTGGGAGGAGCTGCGCGCGGCGGGATGACCTCGAGGCTCCTCGCTGGCGCTCGTCGCACCTCGATCATCGGTGATGGAGCTAGAGCAGATCGTTGATCTGCTCGGCGATCGCGGCGCCGATCGCGGCGGCGAAGCCCTCCGGGTCCTCGTGCGCGGCCGGCTCCTCCGGGACGATGACATCCACCAAGCCGTCCTCGAGCATCTGCTGGGCACCCACCCGCTGGCGCGCGGCGAGCAGGGGGGCGTGGTCGGTGTCCTTGAAGAGGATGGCGCTCGC
The DNA window shown above is from Janibacter sp. A1S7 and carries:
- a CDS encoding L-serine ammonia-lyase, encoding MALSVFDLFSIGIGPSSSHTVGPMRAAVTFGETLREEGVLDRVHRVKGELFGSLGATGHGHGSNTAVLLGLSGERPEECDPRSVAGRLAGIRESGRLSLLGEHEIAFDADEDIVLHRRKTLPLHPNGMTFTAWGEGEEPISSHTYYSVGGGFVIGEDASGSTKVVADTTPVAHPFTTGDQLLAICEETGLSIAQVMLENEKSWRTEEQVRAELLHIWSVMQECIDNGVRSEGVLPGGLKVRRRAPELSRRLRAEGTNDDPLRGMDWLTLYALAVNEENAAGGRVVTAPTNGAAGIIPAVLRYYVDFVPGADDDGVCRFLLTAAAIGVVYKENASISGAEVGCQGEVGSACSMAAGAMAAVLGGSAAQVENAAEIGMEHNLGLTCDPVGGLVQIPCIERNAVAAVKAITAARTALRGDGSHVVSLDKVVKTMRETGRDMKVKYKETARGGLAVNVIEC
- a CDS encoding DUF86 domain-containing protein — translated: MTANPDDGARVQRRLDDLSMFGGDAAYTVSLGIDAYLADSSQGRVLRNSGRHILIQVATVAEKLPADFKQAHDSVDWIALARMRNLITHHYDKVDDRLVFAALERRIPTLLDALGKST
- a CDS encoding helix-turn-helix domain-containing protein; amino-acid sequence: MANDYTRFLRGRRAILGMSQRDLAQASGVKQPLIAAIESGRRHPSQPSRAAIDDAVAMRPSVALAARRQQVRDIFARAGLPEPTVFGSVARGCDRTDSDIDLMVDFTDRHDIVDLLTLEAELSALLTFPVDLVDARMRGVVTGSGAIEAVAL